A genomic region of Pseudomonas frederiksbergensis contains the following coding sequences:
- a CDS encoding ABC transporter permease subunit, with translation MFSFIARRLGLLIPTFFGITLLTFALIRMIPGDPVEVMMGERRVDPEMHAQAMERLGLNKPLYAQYLDYIGKLAHGDLGESLRTRESVWTEFTSLFPATLELSSAALLFAGVFGLLAGVIAALKRGSLFDHGVMGISLAGYSMPIFWWGLILIMFFSVSLGLTPVSGRIDLLYDIEPRTGFMLIDTLLANDTGAFFDALHHLILPAIVLGTIPLAVIARMTRSSMLEVLREDYIRTARAKGLSPSRVVFVHGLRNALIPVLTVVGLQVGTLLAGAVLTETIFSWPGIGKWLIEAIGARDYPVVQNGILLIACLVILVNFVVDILYGFANPRIRHQR, from the coding sequence ATGTTTAGTTTTATTGCCCGCCGATTGGGATTATTGATCCCCACGTTCTTCGGCATCACCTTGCTGACATTCGCGTTGATTCGCATGATTCCCGGCGACCCCGTGGAAGTCATGATGGGCGAACGTCGGGTCGATCCCGAAATGCATGCTCAGGCAATGGAACGCCTTGGTCTGAACAAACCGCTGTATGCCCAATATCTGGACTACATCGGCAAACTGGCCCACGGCGACCTGGGTGAATCCCTGCGGACCCGTGAAAGCGTATGGACCGAGTTCACCTCGCTGTTCCCGGCGACCCTGGAACTGTCCTCGGCGGCCCTGCTGTTCGCTGGCGTTTTCGGTCTATTGGCCGGGGTGATCGCGGCGCTGAAGCGAGGGTCCCTATTCGACCATGGGGTAATGGGCATCTCCCTTGCCGGGTATTCGATGCCGATCTTCTGGTGGGGCCTGATCCTGATCATGTTCTTCTCGGTTTCCCTGGGCCTGACCCCGGTGTCCGGGCGAATAGACCTGCTGTACGACATCGAGCCAAGAACCGGCTTCATGCTCATCGACACCCTGCTGGCCAATGACACTGGCGCGTTCTTCGACGCCCTGCACCACCTGATTCTTCCGGCCATCGTGCTCGGTACCATCCCTTTGGCGGTGATCGCCCGGATGACCCGTTCCTCGATGCTCGAGGTCCTGCGTGAAGACTACATCCGCACCGCACGGGCCAAAGGCCTGTCGCCGTCGCGCGTGGTGTTCGTTCACGGCCTGCGCAACGCCTTGATTCCGGTACTGACCGTGGTCGGCCTGCAAGTCGGCACATTGCTGGCCGGTGCAGTCCTGACCGAAACCATCTTCTCCTGGCCCGGTATCGGCAAATGGCTGATCGAAGCCATTGGCGCCCGGGACTACCCAGTGGTGCAAAACGGAATTCTGTTAATCGCCTGCCTGGTGATTCTGGTCAACTTTGTAGTGGATATTCTTTATGGCTTCGCAAACCCACGCATCCGTCACCAGCGCTGA